From the genome of Candidatus Defluviilinea proxima:
CCATTTTAACCTCTTACAACATTTAGTCATCCATCATCCCATTCCATGACAAACATCACTAACCAAATGGGTGAGGAAATCCTACAATGAAGTCTAAATTGGCGTTTTTGTATCCGAATTGATGGAGATGCAGATGGAAGTCTATACTCATGATCTGATCATTCTGGGTTCGGGGCTGGCGGGGCTACGTGCCGCGCTCGAAGCCTCCATGCAAAGCAAGGGGGAGTTGAACATTGCGCTCGTTTCGAAACTACAACTGATGCGCGCCCACTCTGTTGCGGCTGAAGGCGGGACCGCCGCCGTGATGCGAAAGGATGAGGGCGACAGCTACGAACTCCACGCGTGGGATACGGTCAAAGGCTCGGACTTTTTGGCTGACCAGAACGTTGTGGAGTTTTTCGTTAACGAGATGCCTAAGGAAATTCTACATCTGGATCATTGGGGCATTCCCTGGTCTCGGACGGAAGACGGACGCATCGCTCAACGACCATTTGGCGGACACACCTATCCCCGGGCCGTTTTCGCCGCTGACAAAACGGGCTTCCTCGAGATGCAAACGTTGTACGACACGTTGATGAAGCACACGCGCAAACTCAACCGTTATGACGAAGTCTTCGTCACATCCATTCTTGTGGAGAATGGAAAGTTCGCTGGCTTGACCGCGCTCGATATGATCAACGGCAAATATGTGTTGATCCGTGGCAAGGCATTGATCCTTGCCACAGGCGGCGCAGGCCAGATCTTTGGTTTCACTACGTATTCTGAAACTGTCACGGGCGATGGGCTGGCGATGGCGTATCGTGCGGGTCTTCCGCTTAAGGATATGGAGTTCGTGCAGTTCCACCCCACGGGACTCATCCCCAGCGGTATCTTGATGACCGAAGCCTGCCGTGGCGAAGGCGGAACTCTCGTCAATGCCAATGGTGAACGGTTCATGGATAAATACGCCGCCAAGTTGATGGAACTCGCGCCGCGAGACATTGTCTCGCGTTCAGAGATGACCGAGATCGAAGCAGGCCGCGGCTTTCCCGGACCTGATGGCTTGGATTACATCCATTTGGATCTGACTCACCTCGGACGTGATCGAATCATCGAACGCCTGCCACTCATCCGTGAGGTGACGATCAAACACATTGGGCTTGACCCCATTGAAAAACCGATTCCCATCCGTGCGGTGGCGCATTATTCGATGGGCGGTGTGCATACGGATATCAAGGGACATACCCCGATTGAGAATATTTGGGCGGCGGGTGAAGTCTCTTGTGTGTCGTTGCATGGAGCGAATCGACTCGGGTCGAACTCCACGGCGGAATGTCTGGTGTGGGGGCGAGTCACAGGCGAAGAAGCGGCGCGCTATTGCGCAGAAAATGTATCAGACAAGAAAGTATCCATTCAGGCAGAGCAGGAATGGTCGAAGATAGAAGCGTTGATGTCATCCAATGGAAAAGAAGATCATTATGTGATCCGCAAAGAGTTGCGAAAGACTCTCGATAAGAATATGGGTGTCTTCCGCACGGGCGAAGAGATGCAGGCGGGGCTGGATAAGATCCGCGAGTTGAAGGAACGATATAAGGGGATTTCGTTGAAGGATAAGGGACTGCGCTACAACACGGACTTGATCCGCGCGGTGGAGACGGGTTTCATGCTCGATGTGGCGGAAGTGGCGACGCTCGGTGGTTTGAACCGCACTGAGTCACGTGGGAGCCATGCACGCCGCGATTTCAAAACGCGCGACGATGAGAATTGGTTGAAGCACACGATGGCGCATTACACAGAGAAGGGTCCACGATTGGATTATGGCCCTGTGGATATTTCGATGTGGAAGCCGGTGGAACGGAAATACTAGCTAAAAGCTAATAGCTGTTAGCTTTTAGCTTTGAAGGAGTTGATATGAACACGAAACCATATCCAAACAGGCTCGGTATTAAGGGGTGGGTGTATGCAGGGAAGTATTCGTTTGAACGTTACCTGTATTTGGGACATCGCATTTCGGGTTTGGGTTTGATCGCGTATATGGTGTTACACATCGTTGAGACGGCCAACCGCATCCGAGGCGAGGAAGCCTGGGCTGGTTTGATGGCGCTGTTCGCTTCGCCGCCGTTCAAGGTGATCGAGTATTTGTTGTTTGCGATGGCGGTCTTCCATGCGATGAACGGTATACGCTTGATCCTGGTAGAGTTGGGATTTTTCCTCGGCAGGCCGAAAGAACCTGTATATCCGTATTCGACATCGGTATTGCGTCATCGCCCGTTGACGTATGTCATGATGATCATTACGTTCGTAGTCATCATCCTTGGCGGTTCTAGTTTTTTCTTTGAGTAAAAATCTTCGCCCTGAGCGGAGGGACTGAGTGTAAGTAGAAGTCCCGTAGACGAAGGGCGGCGTTTCGACTGCGCTCGCCTATCGGCTCACTCCGCTCAACGCGAAAGGAGATTTATCATGCGCGAATCAAAGTTATGGTCTCTGCACATTCTTGCCATTCCGATCATTGCCGTGTTGCTGGGAATGCACTTTGCAGTGATGCACTATGCGCCCGTTTTCTACGGCATGAGCGTGGACAAGGCTCGTGAGTTTTCCACGATGATCGAGCGCGGAAAAAGCGTTGCACAGTTCGTGATCTACATTCTGTTGCTGATCACGGGTCTCTATCACGGGTTGTACGGTCTGCGCGGAATATTGCGTGAACTGCCGCTGACACCGACTCTCGTAAAGGTTGTTGATGTTGGCATCCTGTTGTTCGGGTTGGCGATCTTCGCGCTCGGCTTTTATGTTACGTGGTGGACGTTCAGTTATTAGACAATGGACGATTGACCATCGACCGTCATGGTTCATTGTCAATGGTCAATTGTCGTTTGGAGTAATAATGACTAATACAAAACAAATCACCTTCCGCGTTCGTCGTTTCGATCCCGATAAAGAATCCGCGCCGCATTGGGACGAGTACAAGATACACGTCCACGATGGGATGACCGTGCTCGAAGCGCTTCATGAGTTGAAAGCCAAACAGGAACCGACTCTTTCATATCGTTCCTCCTGCCGTATGGGAGTCTGCGGTTCGTGCGGGATGTTCATCAACGATCTGCCGCAACTCGCCTGCCAGACTCAAGTCCTTCATCTCGGCACGGACGTGGTCACTGTGGCGCCGCTTCCCAATTACCCGAATGTCAAAGACCTCGTCCCGAACCTTGAGCCGCTCATTCAGAAGCATGCCGCGATCAAGCCGTTCATCATCCACACCAACAGCACGGAGGTGGATAACCCAACAGGTGAATTCATCCAATCTGCGGAGGAGCGCGAAGCGTTCAGTCAATTCACCTACTGCATCAAGTGTGGGATCTGTCTCGCGGCATGCCCGACCGTTGCAACTGATCCGCTTTTTCTGGGGCCTCAAGCTTTGGCCCAAGCCTATCGCTACACCGCGGACAACCGCGACTGCGGTTTGCAGGAACGCCTCTCTGCCATTGACGCCTTCCACGGACCGTATCAATGTCACATGGCGGGTGCATGTTCACAAGCCTGCCCCAAAGGTGTGGACCCTGCTTTCGGAATCCAATTGCTCAAACGCACGTTGGTGCTGAACAACATTGGCATCGGCAGAAATAAGAAGACTGCTGAGGTTCGTCCGTTGGCAGATGTGGTGAAAGAGATCGAGAAGTTCGCTCCGCCGCCGAGGACCGTGTAATAACAAATTATGAGGAAGCGACCTTTATGTTCAAGGTCGCTTTTTTGTCCATGTAGGTAGTCAAGTACGTAAAACACCATTTAGAAAATAAGAATCTCCAAGATTTGCGCAACAAAAAGGTTGCGTAATGTGATGTGTCGTGATATTATGCAACTTAAAGGTTGCGCAAACCGTTTACAACATTTAAAAATAAGGAGTTACATATGATGCAGAATAATATTAATCAAAGTTTTACCATTACCCTTACAGTCGACCAAACCCCTGCAGAGGTCTTCGATGCCATCAATAACGCCCGTGGATGGTGGTCACAATTAATTAAAGGCAGAACCGACCAATTGGGTGCTGTGGTTTATTATCACCATCAAGATCTTCACCGTTGTACCCTCGAAATCACGGAATCTGTGCCTGGCAAAAAAGTTGTCTGGCATGTTTTACAAAACTATTTTTCCTTTGTTGAAGACAAGACAGAATGGACAGGAACAGATATTGCTTTTGAAATTTCCAGGCAAGGTGATAAAACCGAGCTTTGCTTTACACATGTTGGCTTGGTTCCACAGTTTGAATGTTTCAATGCCTGTTCAGATGGATGGAGCACATATATCAAAGGTAGTTTGTATAGTTTGATCACCACCGGGAACGGCCACCCTAATATGGGTGAGGCGATCACCGAAAGCGAAAAAACACTTGGCAAATAAAAAGGAATTGGATGACATGAGCGATCAAAATTACACCGTTACCCTTGTGGTCGATAAAACTCCGGAAGAAGTCTTTGCCGCCATCAACGACGTACGCGGATGGTGGACCGGAGAAGTTGAAGGGGAGACTGATAAACCCGACGCTGAGTTCACGTACCGTTATGACGATGCACATCGAAGCACTCACAAGATCACTGAATTTATCCCGGGCGAGAAAGTTGTATGGCATACAATAAATAGTCATTTGAACTTTGTAAAGAACAAGACGGAGTGGAATGGCACAGATATTCTCTTTGAGATCACCAGACAAGGTAATCAGACAGAACTTCGTTTTACACACTTTGGCCTGACCCCTGCAATTCAATGTTATGGTGATTGTTCCGGCGCATGGGGCTTTTATATCAACGAAAGCTTGCACAACTTGATCATGACAGGAAAAAAGCAACCCAATACACAGGAACCGTAACCCACGGGCTGCGTATTTTTCAAACCTGCGATATGATTACAAACAAGGACATGGTTATGGAAGAGAACCGCATTGAAAGACATATTGACCTAAAGGCATCTCCTTCTAGGGTTTGGAAGGCATTGACCGATTACCGGGAGTTCGGCCAATGGTTTGGTTGCGAATTCGAAGGTCCCTTTGTTGTCGGAAAGACAGTTCGCGGGAAGCTAAATCACGTCAGTTATGAACCGTGGGAGATCGATGTAAAACAAATGGAACCCGAGCGATTGTTCTCTTTCACGTGGCACCCGTATCCGGTAGACCTGACAGTGGATTACTCCAAAGAAACACCGACACTAGTCGAGTTTACGTTGGAGCCAACCAGCAACGGGACTCGCCTCACTGTGACTGAATCGGGTTTCAAAAATATCCCCGCAAATCGACGGCTCGAAGCCTTCCGCAAGAACAATGAAGGTTGGGTCGTACAATTGGAGAATATCGCCAATTATGTCAGGTAGTGTTTTGTCCCGGGGTTTCACTCTCCAGGCAAATACCTTTGCCGCCTTGGGTGATAAAACCCGTCTCTCGCTGATCGCCAGACTTTGCCAGGTTTCGCCACAATCGATCTCCCAGTTGGCTGAGGGGACCAAAATCACCCGGCAGGCTGTGACAAAACACCTTCATATCCTGAAGAAAGCGGGGCTGGTGCATAGCATTCGCAAAGGGCGAGAGACATTGTTCGAGTTCGATGCCACCCCGATCGAAACAATGACAGAATACCTCGATCTGGTATCCAAACAATGGGACAAGAAACTTATCGATTTGCAAAACTTCCTTGAAGAATAAAGTGGAAAGTTATGGGTATAAAAAAGAACGCCTTTCGGCGTTCTTTTTTGTTTCTAATGTAAAATGCCGCAAACCTCACTTGTTGGTGTAACGTTAGGCGTTTCTATCGAACAAAATTTT
Proteins encoded in this window:
- a CDS encoding succinate dehydrogenase/fumarate reductase flavoprotein subunit, coding for MEVYTHDLIILGSGLAGLRAALEASMQSKGELNIALVSKLQLMRAHSVAAEGGTAAVMRKDEGDSYELHAWDTVKGSDFLADQNVVEFFVNEMPKEILHLDHWGIPWSRTEDGRIAQRPFGGHTYPRAVFAADKTGFLEMQTLYDTLMKHTRKLNRYDEVFVTSILVENGKFAGLTALDMINGKYVLIRGKALILATGGAGQIFGFTTYSETVTGDGLAMAYRAGLPLKDMEFVQFHPTGLIPSGILMTEACRGEGGTLVNANGERFMDKYAAKLMELAPRDIVSRSEMTEIEAGRGFPGPDGLDYIHLDLTHLGRDRIIERLPLIREVTIKHIGLDPIEKPIPIRAVAHYSMGGVHTDIKGHTPIENIWAAGEVSCVSLHGANRLGSNSTAECLVWGRVTGEEAARYCAENVSDKKVSIQAEQEWSKIEALMSSNGKEDHYVIRKELRKTLDKNMGVFRTGEEMQAGLDKIRELKERYKGISLKDKGLRYNTDLIRAVETGFMLDVAEVATLGGLNRTESRGSHARRDFKTRDDENWLKHTMAHYTEKGPRLDYGPVDISMWKPVERKY
- the sdhC gene encoding succinate dehydrogenase, cytochrome b556 subunit; translation: MNTKPYPNRLGIKGWVYAGKYSFERYLYLGHRISGLGLIAYMVLHIVETANRIRGEEAWAGLMALFASPPFKVIEYLLFAMAVFHAMNGIRLILVELGFFLGRPKEPVYPYSTSVLRHRPLTYVMMIITFVVIILGGSSFFFE
- a CDS encoding succinate dehydrogenase iron-sulfur subunit, which encodes MTNTKQITFRVRRFDPDKESAPHWDEYKIHVHDGMTVLEALHELKAKQEPTLSYRSSCRMGVCGSCGMFINDLPQLACQTQVLHLGTDVVTVAPLPNYPNVKDLVPNLEPLIQKHAAIKPFIIHTNSTEVDNPTGEFIQSAEEREAFSQFTYCIKCGICLAACPTVATDPLFLGPQALAQAYRYTADNRDCGLQERLSAIDAFHGPYQCHMAGACSQACPKGVDPAFGIQLLKRTLVLNNIGIGRNKKTAEVRPLADVVKEIEKFAPPPRTV
- a CDS encoding SRPBCC domain-containing protein, which translates into the protein MQNNINQSFTITLTVDQTPAEVFDAINNARGWWSQLIKGRTDQLGAVVYYHHQDLHRCTLEITESVPGKKVVWHVLQNYFSFVEDKTEWTGTDIAFEISRQGDKTELCFTHVGLVPQFECFNACSDGWSTYIKGSLYSLITTGNGHPNMGEAITESEKTLGK
- a CDS encoding SRPBCC domain-containing protein, which codes for MSDQNYTVTLVVDKTPEEVFAAINDVRGWWTGEVEGETDKPDAEFTYRYDDAHRSTHKITEFIPGEKVVWHTINSHLNFVKNKTEWNGTDILFEITRQGNQTELRFTHFGLTPAIQCYGDCSGAWGFYINESLHNLIMTGKKQPNTQEP
- a CDS encoding SRPBCC family protein, which translates into the protein MEENRIERHIDLKASPSRVWKALTDYREFGQWFGCEFEGPFVVGKTVRGKLNHVSYEPWEIDVKQMEPERLFSFTWHPYPVDLTVDYSKETPTLVEFTLEPTSNGTRLTVTESGFKNIPANRRLEAFRKNNEGWVVQLENIANYVR
- a CDS encoding helix-turn-helix transcriptional regulator: MSGSVLSRGFTLQANTFAALGDKTRLSLIARLCQVSPQSISQLAEGTKITRQAVTKHLHILKKAGLVHSIRKGRETLFEFDATPIETMTEYLDLVSKQWDKKLIDLQNFLEE